A window of the Streptomyces sp. JB150 genome harbors these coding sequences:
- a CDS encoding glycosyltransferase family 2 protein, producing the protein MVTAVLVSHDGARWLPDALSGLLGQERPVQYVMAADTGSADDSAQLLTDAIGPDRVLHLARRTGFGQAVEEAHRAAPHLTPEDLPYLKRPSGWDPVTRTWRDDAYDLPELPHGEPVQWLWLLHDDCAPEPDALAQLLRVVDNELELGRDDVAVVGPKLRGWYDKRQLLEVGVSIAHSGRRWTGLDRREQDQGQHDHVRSVLSVSTAGMLIRRDVFERLGGFDRRLPLMRDDVDLCWRVHAAGHRVLVAPEAVVRHAEAASRERRTVDCAGRTTASPHKVDKAGAVYTLLVNTRTAALPWVLLRLVLGTLVRTVAYLVGKVPGQAVDEIRGLMGVLLRPERIIAGRRRRGAPRIDKAELRALFPPPGATVRATVEQIAGNVVGRSDSETPAGAGRHGGALESGPGGDDADFIEIERFARLKRIARNPGPVVFLVLLLATLVACRSLLGGGALAGGALLPAPADSGELWSRYTDAWHPVGAGGTPDAPPYLALVALLSSLLFGSTGLAVTVLLLCSVPLAGLTAYFASRPLVTSRLLRAWAAVAYAFLPAVTGALAGGRLGTAVLAVLLPLLARAGIAAAGLGHPGGARGSWRATWAYALLLTVTTAFTPVVWPVAAVLGLALLVVRRGDITAYGLRFLAQLGTPLLVLAPWSLSLLPFGFFREAGLEYGAAGASALDLLGASPGGSGTVSGLMLIGVVLAALAALLRSERRFGIRTAWAAALVGLVFAVLSNRSAWAGPATLVYGLALLAAAVLGADGARARVAEQSFGWRQPVAALIAFASAAGPLLVAAGWMIRGADGPLERRDDPAQVPAFVAEDSGTRDQARTLVLDSDSTAHVRYTLVRGSGARLGDAELVAAQGANERLDKVVANLVAGSGADQADQLGAYAVRYVLVHKGAPREVSRILDTTPGLMRLSEQNGSALWRVADQVSRAAIVPASGSGEPRPVAAGPVEIHTTIPTGAEGRVLRLADAAAEGWTATLDGKPLTPTTVDGWAQGFELPPTGGTLDVTYDAPLTHTAWLWTQGALAVVLVVLALPGRRRDVDDDLPDEPVLPAQAVAGEGRRARRLRAQAEAEGTAPGAVPPPPQADPAAPVPQQQPHDGWETAPAAQQPPYDPYQGYGQSYPADAYQDGQYDPYAYGGPAQPGTYEQTYDQPYEQPHGETYGEAYGQAYDPTYQAGYDAPYDPARQPHGSERSDGSQQ; encoded by the coding sequence GTGGTGACGGCGGTCCTCGTCTCCCACGACGGCGCCCGCTGGCTGCCCGACGCGCTGAGCGGGCTGCTCGGCCAGGAGCGCCCCGTGCAGTACGTCATGGCCGCCGACACCGGCAGCGCCGACGACTCCGCGCAGCTGCTCACCGACGCCATCGGACCCGACCGGGTGCTGCACCTCGCCCGCCGCACCGGCTTCGGCCAGGCCGTCGAGGAGGCCCACCGCGCCGCCCCGCACCTCACCCCCGAGGACCTGCCGTATCTCAAGCGGCCCAGCGGCTGGGACCCCGTCACGCGCACCTGGCGCGACGACGCCTACGACCTGCCGGAACTGCCGCACGGCGAGCCGGTCCAGTGGCTGTGGCTGCTGCACGACGACTGCGCCCCCGAACCCGACGCCCTCGCCCAGCTGCTGCGCGTCGTCGACAACGAACTGGAGCTGGGCCGCGACGACGTGGCCGTCGTCGGCCCCAAGCTGCGCGGCTGGTACGACAAGCGGCAGCTGCTGGAGGTCGGCGTCTCCATCGCCCACTCCGGCCGCCGCTGGACCGGCCTCGACCGCCGCGAACAGGACCAGGGCCAGCACGACCACGTCCGGTCCGTGCTCTCCGTGTCCACCGCCGGCATGCTGATCCGCCGCGACGTCTTCGAACGGCTCGGCGGATTCGACCGGCGGCTGCCCCTCATGCGCGACGACGTCGACCTGTGCTGGCGCGTGCACGCCGCCGGCCACCGCGTCCTCGTCGCCCCCGAAGCGGTCGTACGGCACGCCGAGGCCGCCTCCCGCGAACGCCGCACCGTCGACTGCGCGGGCCGCACCACCGCCTCCCCGCACAAGGTCGACAAGGCCGGCGCCGTCTACACCCTCCTCGTCAACACCCGCACCGCCGCGCTGCCCTGGGTGCTGCTGCGGCTGGTGCTCGGCACCCTCGTGCGGACCGTCGCCTACCTCGTCGGCAAGGTCCCCGGACAGGCCGTCGACGAGATCCGCGGCCTGATGGGCGTCCTGCTGCGCCCCGAGCGGATCATCGCCGGACGCCGCCGGCGCGGCGCACCGCGGATCGACAAGGCCGAACTGCGGGCACTGTTCCCGCCGCCCGGCGCCACCGTCCGCGCCACCGTCGAACAGATCGCCGGCAACGTCGTCGGCCGCTCCGACTCCGAGACCCCCGCCGGTGCCGGACGGCACGGCGGCGCCCTCGAGTCCGGACCCGGCGGCGACGACGCCGACTTCATCGAGATCGAGCGGTTCGCCCGCCTCAAGCGCATCGCCCGCAACCCGGGCCCCGTGGTCTTCCTGGTGCTGCTGCTCGCCACCCTCGTCGCCTGCCGCTCCCTCCTCGGCGGCGGCGCCCTCGCCGGCGGCGCCCTGCTGCCCGCGCCCGCCGACTCCGGCGAGCTGTGGTCGCGGTACACCGACGCCTGGCACCCGGTCGGCGCCGGCGGCACCCCCGACGCGCCGCCCTACCTCGCGCTCGTCGCCCTGCTGTCGTCCCTGCTGTTCGGCTCCACCGGACTCGCCGTCACCGTCCTGCTGCTCTGCTCGGTGCCGCTCGCCGGCCTCACCGCCTACTTCGCCTCCCGGCCGCTCGTCACCTCCCGGCTGCTGCGCGCCTGGGCGGCCGTCGCCTACGCCTTCCTGCCCGCCGTCACCGGCGCCCTCGCCGGCGGCCGGCTCGGCACCGCCGTCCTCGCCGTGCTGCTGCCGCTCCTCGCCCGCGCGGGCATCGCCGCCGCCGGCCTCGGCCACCCCGGCGGCGCCCGCGGCAGCTGGCGCGCCACCTGGGCGTACGCCCTGCTGCTGACCGTCACCACCGCCTTCACCCCGGTCGTCTGGCCCGTCGCCGCGGTCCTCGGGCTCGCCCTGCTGGTGGTCCGCCGTGGTGACATCACCGCCTACGGCCTGCGCTTCCTGGCCCAGCTCGGCACGCCGCTGCTGGTCCTCGCCCCCTGGTCGCTGTCGCTGCTGCCGTTCGGCTTCTTCCGGGAGGCCGGCCTGGAGTACGGGGCCGCCGGCGCCTCCGCGCTCGACCTGCTCGGCGCCAGTCCCGGCGGCTCCGGCACGGTCAGCGGGCTCATGCTGATCGGCGTCGTGCTCGCCGCGCTGGCCGCCCTGCTGCGCTCCGAGCGCCGCTTCGGCATCCGCACGGCCTGGGCGGCCGCCCTGGTCGGCCTCGTCTTCGCGGTGCTCTCCAACCGCTCCGCGTGGGCCGGCCCCGCCACCCTCGTCTACGGCCTCGCCCTCCTCGCCGCCGCCGTCCTCGGCGCCGACGGGGCACGCGCGCGGGTGGCCGAGCAGAGCTTCGGCTGGCGCCAGCCCGTCGCCGCGCTGATCGCCTTCGCCTCCGCCGCGGGCCCCCTGCTCGTCGCCGCCGGCTGGATGATCCGCGGCGCCGACGGCCCCCTGGAGCGCCGCGACGACCCCGCGCAGGTGCCCGCGTTCGTCGCCGAGGACAGCGGCACCCGCGACCAGGCCCGCACGCTGGTCCTCGACAGCGACTCCACCGCGCACGTCCGCTACACCCTGGTCCGCGGCTCCGGCGCCCGCCTCGGCGACGCCGAACTCGTCGCCGCCCAGGGCGCGAACGAGCGGCTCGACAAGGTCGTCGCCAACCTCGTCGCCGGCTCCGGCGCCGACCAGGCCGACCAGCTCGGCGCCTACGCCGTGCGGTACGTCCTGGTCCACAAGGGCGCCCCGCGCGAGGTCAGCCGGATCCTCGACACCACGCCCGGACTGATGCGGCTCAGCGAGCAGAACGGCAGCGCCCTGTGGCGGGTCGCCGACCAGGTCTCCCGCGCGGCGATCGTCCCGGCCTCCGGCTCCGGAGAGCCGCGGCCCGTCGCCGCCGGACCCGTCGAGATCCACACCACCATCCCGACCGGCGCCGAGGGCCGCGTCCTGCGCCTCGCCGACGCCGCCGCCGAGGGCTGGACCGCCACCCTCGACGGCAAGCCCCTCACCCCCACCACGGTCGACGGCTGGGCCCAGGGCTTCGAACTGCCGCCCACCGGGGGCACGCTGGACGTCACCTACGACGCCCCGCTCACCCACACCGCGTGGCTGTGGACCCAGGGCGCCCTCGCCGTCGTCCTCGTGGTCCTCGCCCTCCCCGGCCGCCGCCGCGACGTCGACGACGACCTCCCCGACGAGCCCGTGCTCCCCGCGCAGGCCGTCGCGGGCGAGGGCCGCCGGGCCCGCCGGCTGCGCGCCCAGGCCGAGGCCGAGGGCACCGCCCCCGGCGCCGTCCCGCCCCCGCCCCAGGCAGACCCCGCGGCTCCCGTGCCCCAGCAGCAGCCCCACGACGGCTGGGAGACCGCGCCCGCCGCACAGCAGCCCCCGTACGACCCGTACCAGGGCTACGGCCAGTCCTACCCGGCGGACGCCTACCAGGACGGTCAGTACGACCCGTACGCGTACGGCGGCCCGGCCCAGCCCGGGACGTACGAGCAGACGTACGACCAGCCGTACGAGCAGCCGCACGGCGAGACGTACGGCGAGGCGTACGGACAGGCCTACGACCCGACGTACCAGGCGGGTTACGACGCGCCGTACGACCCGGCGCGACAGCCGCACGGCAGCGAGCGTTCCGACGGGAGCCAGCAGTGA
- a CDS encoding WhiB family transcriptional regulator, whose amino-acid sequence MTELVQQLLVDDADEELGWQERALCAQTDPESFFPEKGGSTREAKKVCLACEVRSECLEYALANDERFGIWGGLSERERRRLKKAAV is encoded by the coding sequence ATGACCGAGCTGGTGCAGCAACTGCTGGTCGACGACGCGGACGAGGAACTCGGCTGGCAGGAGCGCGCGCTGTGCGCCCAGACCGACCCCGAGTCCTTCTTTCCCGAGAAGGGCGGATCCACCCGCGAGGCGAAGAAGGTCTGCCTCGCGTGCGAGGTCCGCTCCGAATGCCTCGAGTACGCCCTCGCCAACGACGAGCGGTTCGGGATCTGGGGCGGGCTGTCCGAGCGCGAGCGCCGCCGCCTGAAGAAGGCCGCCGTCTGA
- a CDS encoding cysteine dioxygenase family protein, producing MNSDSDLQIAGDILEVPHLLQARREHPATVAEFVGLARSIAADRAQWEPLVRYDATARWYHRLRTGPGYEVWLLSWVPGQRSGLHDHGPSSGVLTVLDGTLTERTPGGKRVLAAGAQRVFAPGYVHEVVNDALEPAVSLHVYHPGLTEMPMHDTAGCAVSAPVA from the coding sequence ATGAACAGCGACAGCGACCTCCAGATCGCCGGCGACATCCTCGAAGTACCGCACCTGCTCCAGGCCCGGCGCGAGCACCCGGCCACCGTCGCCGAGTTCGTCGGCCTGGCCCGCTCCATCGCCGCCGACCGCGCCCAGTGGGAACCCCTGGTGCGCTACGACGCCACCGCCCGCTGGTACCACCGGCTGCGCACCGGGCCCGGCTACGAGGTCTGGCTGCTGTCCTGGGTGCCCGGCCAGCGCAGCGGGCTGCACGACCACGGTCCGTCCTCCGGGGTGCTGACCGTGCTGGACGGCACGCTGACCGAGCGCACGCCGGGCGGCAAGCGGGTCCTGGCGGCCGGGGCGCAGCGGGTGTTCGCGCCCGGGTACGTCCACGAGGTCGTCAACGACGCCCTGGAGCCCGCCGTCAGCCTGCACGTCTACCACCCCGGCCTCACGGAGATGCCGATGCACGACACGGCCGGCTGCGCGGTGTCCGCCCCGGTGGCCTGA
- the cofD gene encoding 2-phospho-L-lactate transferase codes for MRIVVLAGGIGGARFLRGLKRAVPEADITVIGNTGDDIHLFGLKVCPDLDTVMYTLGGGINEEQGWGRADETFHLKEELAAYGVGPEWFGLGDRDFATHIVRTQMIGAGYPLSAVTQALCDRWQPGVRLIPMTDDRVETHVAVELDGERKAIHFQEYWVRLRASVPAEAIVPVGAEQAKPAPGVLEAIGEADVILFPPSNPVVSVGTILAVPGIREAIADAGVPVVGLSPIVGDAPVRGMADKVLAAVGVESTAAAVAEHYGSGLLDGWLVDTVDADCVARVEAAGIRCRAVPLMMTDVEATARMAREALALAEEVRGA; via the coding sequence ATGCGCATTGTGGTTCTGGCAGGCGGTATCGGCGGTGCCCGGTTCCTGCGCGGTCTGAAGCGGGCCGTGCCGGAAGCGGACATCACCGTCATCGGCAACACCGGGGACGACATCCACCTCTTCGGGCTGAAGGTCTGCCCGGACCTCGACACGGTGATGTACACGCTCGGCGGCGGTATCAACGAGGAGCAGGGCTGGGGCAGGGCCGACGAGACCTTCCATCTGAAAGAGGAGCTGGCGGCGTACGGCGTCGGGCCCGAGTGGTTCGGGCTGGGCGACCGGGACTTCGCCACCCACATCGTGCGGACCCAGATGATCGGCGCCGGCTATCCGCTCAGCGCGGTGACGCAGGCGCTGTGCGACCGCTGGCAGCCCGGTGTGCGTCTCATCCCCATGACCGACGACCGCGTGGAGACCCACGTCGCCGTCGAGCTGGACGGCGAGCGCAAGGCGATCCACTTCCAGGAGTACTGGGTGCGGCTGCGCGCCTCGGTCCCCGCCGAGGCGATCGTGCCCGTCGGTGCCGAGCAGGCGAAGCCGGCGCCCGGCGTGCTGGAGGCGATCGGCGAGGCCGACGTCATCCTCTTCCCGCCGTCCAACCCCGTCGTGTCGGTCGGCACCATCCTCGCCGTGCCCGGCATCCGTGAGGCGATCGCGGACGCCGGGGTGCCGGTGGTGGGCCTGTCCCCCATCGTCGGGGACGCGCCGGTGCGCGGCATGGCCGACAAGGTGCTGGCCGCGGTCGGCGTGGAGTCCACGGCCGCCGCGGTCGCCGAGCACTACGGCTCCGGGCTGCTCGACGGCTGGCTGGTCGACACCGTCGACGCGGACTGTGTCGCGCGCGTGGAGGCCGCCGGGATCCGCTGCAGGGCGGTCCCGCTGATGATGACCGACGTCGAGGCGACCGCGCGGATGGCCCGCGAGGCGCTGGCGCTGGCGGAGGAGGTGCGGGGGGCGTGA